Proteins encoded by one window of Monoglobus pectinilyticus:
- the hisZ gene encoding ATP phosphoribosyltransferase regulatory subunit → MSFGKITHTPVGLADVLCDEYELKLRIENTACTVFKDYGYRMVQIPTFEYFDVYNVTTPTQAEHMFKFFDNDGRMLALRPDLTTSVARMAATKPAAGKLPLRISYCGSAFRNEENFSQARQREFTQVGVELIGDNSVNADAEIIQIAIETFLKSGIKNFQIDLGQVEFFKGLVEQTGLSDSESDLIRSHINDKDFIAVQSVLDNLNINSNMKSMFQNLATMFGGIEIVDKALCDNDLNQRSKDALKNLKDVYSILVEKDLDKYVSIDLGMVQNIDYYTGIIIRGFTYGVGFPICSGGRYDNLLAKFGRDIPATGIAIGVERVMASIYDENNDSDKEISSSEYVTVALAKGRLAELSVDIFEKIGFDVNQIKEKTRKLIFTDEENKLKFILVKASDVPTYVEYGAADIGIVGKDTLLENNKNLYEVLDLGFGKCKMAVAGPKEMKDRIDKQNIMRVASKYPRIAREYFHKVKGQTVDIIKLNGSVELGPLVGLSDVIVDIVESGKTLKENGLDVLEKICDLSARLVVNRVSMKLKRDKIVDIIQKMKGEINC, encoded by the coding sequence TTGAGTTTTGGAAAGATTACGCATACTCCGGTAGGACTTGCCGATGTATTATGTGATGAGTATGAACTTAAACTGCGTATAGAAAATACAGCTTGTACAGTTTTTAAAGATTATGGTTATCGAATGGTTCAAATTCCGACTTTTGAATATTTCGATGTGTATAATGTTACTACCCCGACTCAGGCGGAACATATGTTTAAGTTTTTTGACAATGATGGAAGAATGCTTGCTCTTCGCCCCGATTTAACTACCTCTGTAGCGCGTATGGCGGCAACTAAGCCGGCTGCCGGTAAATTGCCGCTTCGTATTTCTTACTGTGGAAGCGCTTTCAGAAATGAGGAAAATTTCAGTCAAGCACGCCAGCGTGAATTCACACAAGTCGGAGTTGAACTAATTGGTGACAACAGTGTAAATGCTGATGCTGAAATAATTCAAATTGCAATAGAAACATTTTTAAAATCCGGAATTAAAAATTTTCAAATTGATTTGGGTCAGGTTGAATTTTTTAAAGGTTTGGTTGAACAAACCGGCTTGAGTGACAGCGAAAGCGATTTAATACGCAGTCATATAAATGACAAAGATTTTATTGCTGTTCAGTCTGTTCTTGACAATTTAAATATTAACAGCAATATGAAATCAATGTTTCAGAACCTAGCAACAATGTTTGGCGGAATTGAAATTGTTGATAAGGCTCTTTGTGATAATGACTTAAACCAACGTTCCAAAGACGCGTTAAAAAACTTGAAGGATGTTTATTCAATTCTAGTTGAAAAAGATTTGGACAAATATGTTTCAATTGATTTGGGAATGGTTCAAAATATAGACTATTATACCGGAATTATTATACGTGGATTTACATATGGCGTAGGATTTCCAATTTGCAGCGGAGGAAGATATGATAATTTGTTGGCGAAATTTGGAAGAGACATTCCTGCTACGGGTATAGCTATAGGCGTAGAGCGCGTCATGGCTTCAATATATGATGAAAATAATGACAGTGACAAGGAAATAAGCAGCAGCGAATACGTTACCGTGGCTCTTGCTAAAGGCAGATTGGCGGAATTATCTGTAGATATATTTGAAAAAATAGGATTTGATGTAAATCAAATTAAAGAAAAAACAAGAAAATTAATTTTTACTGATGAAGAAAATAAGTTAAAATTTATACTGGTAAAAGCTTCCGACGTACCGACTTATGTTGAATACGGTGCCGCGGATATAGGTATTGTAGGTAAGGATACGCTTTTAGAAAACAATAAAAATCTGTATGAAGTTTTAGACTTAGGTTTTGGAAAATGCAAAATGGCAGTAGCCGGTCCTAAAGAAATGAAAGACAGGATTGATAAACAAAACATTATGCGTGTTGCAAGCAAATATCCTAGAATTGCCAGAGAATATTTCCATAAAGTTAAAGGGCAGACCGTTGATATTATAAAGTTAAATGGCTCAGTTGAGTTAGGTCCGTTAGTTGGACTTTCAGATGTCATTGTAGATATAGTCGAAAGCGGTAAAACTTTAAAGGAAAATGGTCTTGATGTTTTGGAAAAAATTTGTGATTTAAGCGCCAGACTTGTGGTAAACCGAGTTAGCATGAAGTTAAAACGCGATAAAATTGTTGATATTATTCAAAAGATGAAAGGAGAAATAAACTGTTGA
- a CDS encoding acyl-CoA thioesterase translates to MFKTKITVRYCEVDSMGVVHHSRYFPWFEVGRTEFFKTSGMSYREVEENDVLLPLLDCYCKFIKGAKYQDDVWIEVNLKKLGVAKCVFEYNVIRDDGELLATGYTTHGFTDRKFKPLNLLKKYPEIYACIKNLQSFNNEA, encoded by the coding sequence TTGTTTAAAACAAAAATTACGGTTCGATACTGTGAAGTTGACAGTATGGGAGTAGTGCATCACTCTAGATATTTTCCTTGGTTTGAAGTCGGCCGCACTGAATTCTTTAAAACTTCAGGTATGTCATACAGAGAAGTTGAAGAAAACGACGTTTTGCTTCCTTTGCTTGACTGCTATTGTAAGTTTATTAAGGGTGCTAAGTATCAGGATGATGTTTGGATTGAGGTTAATTTAAAGAAATTGGGCGTTGCAAAATGCGTTTTTGAATATAACGTTATTAGAGATGACGGTGAATTATTAGCCACAGGATATACCACTCATGGTTTCACTGACAGAAAATTTAAACCACTAAATCTTTTGAAGAAATACCCTGAAATTTATGCTTGTATAAAAAATCTGCAAAGTTTTAATAATGAAGCGTAG
- the pyk gene encoding pyruvate kinase: MRRKTKIICTLGPATDEPEVLKQLMLNGMNCARINFSHGTHEEHLVRINAVKKMRDELGLPIALLLDTKGPEVRTGDFENGKVELVEGQSFTLTPKNIVGDNTRSSITYKDLAKDVYAGAKILIDDGLIEMKVTGIKGSDVVCEVLNGGPVSNHKSINVPGIELGMEYMSKKDVEDIKFGIEQDFDFIAASFVRSAFDVLDIKRILEQNGGENIQIISKIENRQGVDNIESILKVSEGIMVARGDMGVEISFDELPAIQKKLIKQCYTEGKKVITATQMLESITHNPRPTRAEISDVANAVYDGTSAVMLSGETAVGEYPVLALQTMARICIKTEENIDYVKRFENLHLNQTTSVSNAISHSSCTTAHDIGAAAIITVTQSGYTPRQISAYRPKCPIIAGALNKKIWRQLNLSWGVTPIMTEVKSTSDELFEHAVNCAVRETKLVKKGDVVVLTGGSPLGISGTTNILKVLLVGDILASGQSLSNKSISGKVCVASNNNEALKYFEDGDILVIPETSNSIISILKKASAIITEVSGSTSHAAIVGMTLDIPVLVGVKNATKILKNGTTVTIDGIRGQVYSGIAKIV, encoded by the coding sequence ATGAGAAGAAAAACTAAAATAATATGTACACTTGGTCCAGCCACAGATGAGCCAGAAGTTTTAAAGCAGCTTATGCTGAATGGGATGAATTGCGCCAGGATAAATTTTTCTCATGGTACTCATGAGGAACATTTGGTTCGTATAAATGCAGTGAAGAAAATGCGTGATGAACTCGGCCTTCCAATAGCCCTTTTACTTGACACTAAAGGCCCTGAAGTGAGAACCGGAGATTTTGAAAATGGAAAAGTTGAACTCGTTGAAGGACAGAGCTTTACTCTTACTCCTAAAAATATAGTTGGCGATAACACTCGTTCATCAATCACATATAAGGATTTGGCAAAAGATGTATATGCAGGCGCCAAAATTTTGATTGACGATGGATTAATTGAAATGAAGGTTACCGGCATCAAAGGTTCTGACGTAGTATGTGAGGTTTTAAACGGCGGTCCTGTCAGCAATCATAAAAGTATAAATGTTCCGGGAATTGAGCTTGGAATGGAATATATGAGCAAAAAAGATGTTGAAGATATTAAATTTGGAATTGAACAGGATTTTGATTTTATAGCAGCATCATTTGTCCGTTCAGCTTTTGATGTTCTTGACATAAAAAGGATATTGGAACAAAACGGCGGAGAAAATATTCAAATCATTTCAAAGATAGAAAACAGGCAGGGTGTTGACAACATTGAATCAATATTAAAAGTCAGCGAAGGAATAATGGTAGCAAGAGGAGATATGGGAGTTGAAATATCCTTTGACGAACTCCCTGCCATTCAGAAAAAGCTGATAAAACAATGTTATACAGAGGGTAAAAAGGTTATAACTGCGACACAGATGCTTGAAAGTATAACACATAATCCGAGACCAACCCGTGCTGAAATTTCTGATGTGGCAAATGCGGTTTATGACGGAACTTCCGCCGTTATGCTTTCGGGCGAAACGGCTGTCGGTGAATATCCGGTTTTGGCTCTTCAAACTATGGCAAGAATCTGTATTAAAACAGAAGAGAATATAGATTATGTTAAGAGGTTTGAAAATTTGCATTTAAATCAAACAACCAGTGTTTCAAATGCGATAAGCCACTCGTCATGTACGACTGCACATGATATCGGTGCAGCTGCAATCATAACTGTCACTCAGTCCGGATATACTCCGCGTCAGATTTCTGCTTATCGTCCTAAATGCCCTATTATTGCAGGTGCTTTAAATAAAAAAATATGGCGTCAGCTGAATTTGTCATGGGGCGTCACTCCTATTATGACAGAAGTTAAGAGCACAAGCGATGAGCTTTTTGAACATGCTGTGAATTGTGCAGTAAGAGAAACTAAACTGGTTAAAAAGGGTGATGTAGTTGTTCTCACCGGAGGTTCGCCGTTAGGTATAAGCGGAACTACAAACATTTTAAAAGTTCTGTTGGTTGGGGATATACTAGCGTCAGGACAAAGTCTTTCAAATAAATCAATAAGCGGAAAAGTTTGTGTTGCTTCCAATAACAATGAGGCTTTAAAATATTTTGAAGACGGCGATATATTGGTAATACCTGAGACTTCTAATTCTATAATTTCTATATTAAAAAAAGCCTCAGCGATTATAACAGAAGTTTCCGGAAGCACGTCACATGCCGCCATTGTTGGAATGACTTTGGATATTCCTGTTTTGGTAGGTGTTAAAAATGCGACAAAGATTCTGAAAAACGGTACCACGGTTACAATAGACGGAATAAGAGGACAAGTTTACTCCGGTATAGCAAAGATAGTATAA
- the mtrB gene encoding trp RNA-binding attenuation protein MtrB, giving the protein MDVNTFGEYVTIVAEEDGVTIIGLTRGKDTRFHHTEKLDKGEVYIAQFTENTSAIKIRGKSKLYTKMGVINIGEEK; this is encoded by the coding sequence ATGGATGTAAACACTTTTGGTGAATATGTCACAATCGTTGCAGAGGAAGACGGAGTAACTATTATTGGTTTAACCAGAGGAAAAGACACACGGTTTCACCATACTGAAAAATTAGATAAAGGTGAGGTTTATATTGCTCAGTTTACAGAGAATACTTCTGCAATAAAAATTAGAGGTAAATCAAAATTATATACAAAAATGGGAGTAATAAACATAGGTGAGGAGAAATAA
- the hisA gene encoding 1-(5-phosphoribosyl)-5-[(5-phosphoribosylamino)methylideneamino]imidazole-4-carboxamide isomerase — translation MKIYPAIDIIGRECVRLVKGDYSQKTTYSQNPVEVAKKWEEAGGEFLHIVDLDGAKSGDMPNFELIRTIVSELNIPVEVGGGIRSMECVDKYLNAGIARVILGTSALKNPDFVKLAVEKYEDKIAVGIDAKNGMVAISGWEDVSNTPAVEFAKLMESIGVRYIIYTDIATDGMLNGPNIEAMAEMLENVNVNIIASGGVTTLNDVKKLAALGVEGAIIGKALYTGNIDLKEAILKGRC, via the coding sequence TTGAAGATTTACCCCGCAATAGACATAATAGGTAGAGAATGCGTCAGACTCGTTAAAGGCGATTATTCTCAAAAGACAACTTATTCACAAAATCCGGTTGAGGTTGCAAAAAAGTGGGAAGAAGCAGGCGGTGAATTTCTTCATATCGTTGATTTGGATGGTGCAAAATCAGGTGATATGCCAAATTTTGAACTCATAAGAACTATAGTATCTGAACTTAATATACCGGTTGAAGTTGGCGGAGGAATCCGCAGTATGGAATGTGTGGATAAGTATTTAAACGCTGGGATTGCGAGAGTTATCTTGGGAACTTCAGCTCTTAAAAATCCCGATTTTGTCAAATTGGCTGTCGAAAAATACGAGGATAAAATTGCTGTCGGAATAGATGCTAAAAACGGTATGGTAGCAATCAGCGGTTGGGAAGATGTCAGCAATACGCCTGCTGTTGAGTTTGCAAAGTTAATGGAAAGTATCGGAGTTAGATATATAATTTATACTGATATAGCAACTGATGGTATGTTAAATGGTCCTAATATAGAGGCTATGGCAGAAATGCTTGAAAATGTTAATGTAAACATAATAGCTTCCGGAGGTGTAACTACTTTAAATGATGTGAAAAAACTTGCTGCTTTAGGCGTAGAAGGCGCTATAATAGGCAAGGCGCTATATACCGGAAATATTGATTTAAAAGAAGCTATTTTGAAAGGAAGATGTTAA
- the hisIE gene encoding bifunctional phosphoribosyl-AMP cyclohydrolase/phosphoribosyl-ATP diphosphatase HisIE, translating to MEFVKDLKFDEKGLIPAVAQDAVSGEILMLAYMNEESIKQTIETGHAVYFSRSRQELWEKGATSGNIQNVVDMYVDCDRDAIVLKVNQTGNACHTNNHSCFFRKVENGKLIEIPTGLAARPGILYDVYNVIVDRVKNPKEGSYTNYLFEKGIDKMLKKVGEEAAEVIIASKNYVKSEVQYETADLLYHLSVVLVEQGLTWDDIFIELQKRYK from the coding sequence ATGGAATTTGTAAAGGATTTGAAGTTCGATGAAAAAGGTTTGATACCTGCCGTTGCACAAGATGCGGTGAGCGGTGAGATATTGATGCTTGCATATATGAACGAAGAGAGCATTAAACAGACAATTGAAACAGGACATGCTGTGTATTTTAGCAGAAGCCGTCAAGAGCTGTGGGAAAAAGGCGCTACTAGCGGCAATATTCAGAATGTGGTTGATATGTATGTTGATTGTGATCGAGACGCTATAGTATTAAAGGTTAATCAAACCGGCAATGCTTGTCATACTAACAATCACTCTTGTTTTTTCCGTAAGGTTGAGAATGGAAAGCTTATAGAAATTCCTACCGGACTAGCAGCGAGACCTGGAATTTTATATGATGTTTATAACGTAATTGTTGACCGTGTGAAAAATCCAAAAGAAGGTTCATATACAAATTACCTATTTGAAAAGGGCATAGACAAAATGCTGAAAAAAGTAGGAGAAGAAGCTGCAGAAGTTATCATAGCTTCAAAAAATTATGTAAAATCAGAAGTTCAATATGAAACAGCAGATTTACTTTATCATCTGTCTGTTGTTTTGGTTGAGCAGGGCTTAACTTGGGATGATATATTTATTGAGCTGCAAAAAAGATATAAATAA
- the yunB gene encoding sporulation protein YunB produces the protein MFIWQKKLKYRLGLSGKRCKRHRTYYNRKSSSKIKFYIILILVIVSCVFLFNSIENHIDPVIKDLSLSVLNSEVTKECNSAVSELINESNINYDSIINMTKDSSGNVKSLETNYREINLLKSELAVNVQNRIDKINSVDISIPILSMFSSKFYSGYGIPVSLRVLTNENVKVEFCNEFISAGINQTKHLIKVKVTTALGVVLPVRGDLEDIVTEVPIAESVIVGDVPDTYLDFN, from the coding sequence ATGTTTATTTGGCAAAAAAAGTTAAAGTATAGGCTCGGATTATCAGGAAAAAGGTGTAAACGTCACAGAACATACTATAATAGAAAATCATCTTCAAAAATTAAATTTTATATTATCCTAATTTTAGTCATAGTTTCATGTGTATTTTTATTTAATTCAATTGAAAACCATATTGATCCAGTAATTAAAGATTTGTCATTATCAGTATTAAACAGTGAAGTTACAAAAGAATGTAATTCAGCTGTCAGCGAATTAATAAATGAATCAAATATTAACTATGATTCAATAATAAATATGACAAAAGACAGCAGCGGAAATGTAAAAAGTCTTGAAACCAATTACAGGGAGATAAACCTTTTAAAATCTGAACTTGCTGTAAATGTTCAGAATAGAATTGATAAAATAAACAGCGTCGATATATCAATTCCAATACTTTCTATGTTTTCGAGTAAGTTCTATTCCGGGTACGGAATACCTGTATCATTGCGTGTTTTAACAAATGAGAATGTAAAGGTTGAGTTTTGTAATGAATTTATTTCCGCTGGAATTAATCAAACAAAACATTTAATAAAAGTAAAAGTTACAACAGCACTGGGTGTTGTTTTGCCTGTAAGAGGAGACCTTGAAGACATAGTTACAGAAGTACCCATTGCAGAATCAGTCATAGTTGGCGATGTTCCAGATACATATCTTGACTTTAATTAA
- a CDS encoding helix-turn-helix domain-containing protein has product MNILKLCFGKTLYFRRMELKLNQEKMAEKCCLSPRQYIDLENGKRLPSFKSLINIIINGGIDLNLFVEKIIKAGYIPEDSVGK; this is encoded by the coding sequence ATGAATATATTAAAATTATGCTTTGGAAAGACATTATACTTTAGAAGAATGGAACTGAAATTAAATCAAGAAAAAATGGCAGAAAAATGCTGTCTCTCCCCACGTCAATACATAGATTTAGAAAATGGGAAAAGACTACCGTCATTTAAGAGTTTAATTAATATAATTATAAATGGCGGCATAGACTTAAATTTATTTGTAGAAAAAATTATTAAAGCTGGATACATACCTGAAGATTCAGTGGGGAAATAG
- a CDS encoding helix-turn-helix domain-containing protein — translation MINKNNQQIIKTVLSEILLSKRKEYKLTQEAMAHKCHITCRSYVNLENAVSIPSTPTFINILIICDIDPGEFIKKLKNAGDYT, via the coding sequence GTGATAAATAAAAACAATCAACAGATTATAAAAACTGTATTGAGCGAAATCTTACTATCTAAAAGAAAGGAATATAAACTTACTCAGGAGGCTATGGCTCATAAGTGCCATATTACATGCAGATCATATGTAAATTTAGAAAACGCTGTAAGTATACCGTCAACCCCAACTTTTATAAACATATTAATTATTTGTGATATAGACCCCGGTGAGTTTATAAAAAAATTAAAAAACGCTGGAGATTATACCTGA
- a CDS encoding heavy-metal-associated domain-containing protein: MKTSEIKIKGMSCNHCVASIQKALSALEGVKSVDVSLENEMATVEYDEAKTEESIFKNVIDDIGFEAV; encoded by the coding sequence ATGAAAACTTCAGAGATTAAAATTAAAGGCATGAGCTGCAACCATTGCGTTGCTTCTATACAAAAAGCTCTTTCAGCTTTAGAAGGCGTAAAAAGTGTTGATGTCAGCCTTGAAAACGAAATGGCGACAGTTGAATATGATGAGGCCAAAACAGAAGAAAGCATTTTTAAAAATGTAATAGACGATATTGGATTTGAAGCAGTTTAA
- a CDS encoding heavy metal translocating P-type ATPase, with product MRSELKIDGMTCAACSGRIERVLAKTNGIEEINVNLTTETATVSFDQTLITNDEIINKIKKMGFGAEVYDESKENSNQREFRNLKIYLIFSIILTTPLILGMIASWLGIHIMFLHDPIFQLILATPVQFIIGYRFYKPAFYAIKSKSPNMDVLVSIGTLSAYFFSLYNVIAGNIVHGQMDGLYFESSMTIITLILLGKYLELRARVKTSEAIQSLIKLQPQNANLLRDGVITTVPLSMLNAGDVVVINPGEKIPIDGVIKSGRSTVDESMLTGESLPVDKKIGDNVFCATINKMGVIQVEAEKIGKETTLSNIITYVRNAQGKKAPIQKIADKVSAVFVPAIMIIALITLFAWYFITKNFETSLINAVSVLVIACPCSLGLATPTAIMVGTGLCANHGILVKSGEILEISSKINTVVFDKTGTITKGTPDVTDLILSNQEDKETFLKIIGGLEFGSEHPLGKAIYTHCVKNVNGLLELEETEAKVGMGIEGKDKEGNVYRIGNRKLMNSANIEISNIDLKKASEFEMQGKTVMFVSENTNFIGAVALSDTVKETSVQAVNRLSRMDIDVCMLTGDNDATAAAIAKSVGIKKVFANVLPHEKSEKILSFKSKDNVVAMVGDGINDAPALVSADIGIAMGDGTDVAIEAADITLLRGDPNAVCDGIYLSKMTMKKIRQNLFWAFIYNGIGIPFAAFGFLNPAIAGAAMALSSVSVVTNSLLLKRIKIK from the coding sequence ATGAGGTCTGAGCTAAAAATTGACGGGATGACCTGTGCTGCATGCAGCGGAAGAATAGAACGTGTTTTAGCAAAAACGAACGGTATTGAAGAAATCAATGTTAATTTAACAACTGAAACGGCAACTGTAAGTTTTGACCAAACACTTATAACAAATGATGAAATAATAAATAAAATTAAAAAAATGGGTTTCGGAGCTGAGGTTTACGACGAATCAAAAGAAAATTCCAATCAAAGAGAGTTTAGAAATCTAAAAATATATCTTATATTTTCTATAATATTAACCACCCCTCTGATTTTGGGAATGATTGCCTCGTGGCTTGGAATTCATATAATGTTTCTTCATGACCCGATTTTTCAATTAATCTTAGCTACACCGGTGCAGTTTATAATAGGTTATAGATTTTATAAACCAGCGTTTTATGCTATAAAATCAAAAAGCCCTAATATGGACGTTCTTGTTTCTATTGGAACGCTGTCTGCATATTTTTTCAGTTTATATAATGTGATAGCAGGTAATATAGTACATGGACAGATGGATGGTCTTTATTTTGAATCGTCCATGACTATTATTACTTTAATATTGCTGGGAAAATATTTGGAATTAAGAGCAAGAGTTAAAACAAGCGAAGCTATACAGTCGCTGATAAAACTACAGCCGCAAAATGCAAATCTTCTTCGTGACGGAGTTATAACTACAGTACCGCTCTCTATGTTGAATGCCGGAGATGTAGTTGTTATCAATCCGGGCGAAAAAATACCAATTGATGGTGTTATAAAAAGCGGACGGTCAACAGTAGATGAATCTATGCTTACGGGCGAAAGTCTTCCTGTTGACAAAAAAATTGGAGACAATGTATTTTGTGCTACAATTAATAAAATGGGCGTTATACAAGTAGAAGCTGAAAAAATTGGTAAGGAAACAACGTTATCAAATATAATCACATATGTTAGAAATGCCCAGGGCAAGAAAGCTCCAATACAAAAGATAGCGGATAAGGTTTCAGCTGTTTTTGTTCCGGCTATTATGATAATAGCTCTGATAACTCTTTTTGCTTGGTATTTTATTACTAAAAACTTTGAAACTTCTTTGATAAACGCAGTATCAGTTTTGGTTATTGCATGTCCATGTTCTCTTGGACTTGCAACCCCAACAGCAATTATGGTTGGTACGGGGCTCTGTGCTAATCACGGAATACTTGTAAAAAGCGGTGAAATATTAGAAATATCCTCAAAAATAAACACAGTTGTATTTGACAAGACCGGTACTATAACTAAAGGAACGCCTGATGTCACCGACTTAATATTATCTAATCAGGAAGATAAAGAAACATTTTTGAAAATAATCGGCGGATTGGAATTTGGAAGTGAGCATCCGCTTGGTAAGGCTATTTATACACATTGTGTTAAAAATGTTAATGGTTTGCTGGAGCTTGAGGAAACTGAAGCAAAAGTAGGAATGGGTATAGAGGGAAAAGATAAGGAAGGAAATGTATATAGAATCGGAAATAGAAAACTAATGAATTCAGCTAATATTGAGATAAGCAATATAGATTTAAAAAAAGCGTCCGAATTTGAAATGCAAGGTAAGACTGTAATGTTTGTATCCGAAAACACGAATTTTATTGGAGCCGTAGCCCTTTCTGACACAGTTAAGGAAACATCTGTTCAAGCAGTTAACAGATTGAGCAGAATGGATATTGATGTTTGTATGCTGACAGGTGACAATGATGCGACTGCTGCAGCAATTGCTAAGTCGGTAGGTATAAAAAAAGTGTTTGCTAACGTGTTGCCTCATGAAAAATCAGAAAAAATATTGTCTTTTAAGTCAAAAGACAATGTTGTGGCCATGGTTGGCGATGGAATTAATGATGCGCCTGCATTAGTCAGTGCTGATATAGGTATAGCAATGGGCGATGGGACAGACGTTGCTATTGAAGCTGCAGATATAACTTTATTGAGAGGAGACCCAAATGCAGTTTGTGACGGAATTTATCTTTCTAAAATGACTATGAAAAAGATAAGACAAAATCTATTTTGGGCCTTTATATATAATGGAATAGGAATTCCGTTCGCAGCCTTTGGATTTCTCAACCCGGCAATTGCAGGTGCAGCTATGGCTCTCAGCAGTGTTTCGGTTGTGACTAATTCATTACTTTTGAAAAGAATAAAGATAAAATAA
- a CDS encoding alpha-amylase family glycosyl hydrolase, producing MWYDESVFYQIYPLGFCDAPTENDGIYKNRIKKVVDWIPHIKKVGCNAVYFSPIFDSDNHGYDTRDYKNIDCRLGNNKDFKMVAQNLHENGIKVVLDGVFNHVGRGFWAFKDVIEKKWDSQYKDWFYINFDGNSNYNDGFWYEGWEGHYELVKLNLRNQEVVNYILECVDFWVNEFDIDGLRLDVAYCLDQDFLKTLRYHCNQIKEDFVLIGELLHGDYNLFVSDDKLHSCTNYECYKGLYSSFNSENMFEIIHSLIRQFGPENWSLYKDKHLLNFVDNHDVTRIADLLNVSEHLPLIYGLLFSMPGVPCIYYGSEWGAKGKKENGDNALRQSFEAPIENELTELISKLSKAHMESKALCYGSFESVLLTNKQAIFQRKFEDERVLVAINIDDSSFTAHFDAQCGMAVDLITDEVHDFGGGSKLPPYSVQYWKMER from the coding sequence ATGTGGTATGACGAAAGTGTATTTTATCAAATCTATCCTTTGGGATTTTGTGACGCTCCAACAGAAAACGATGGAATATATAAAAATAGAATAAAAAAAGTTGTGGATTGGATACCGCACATAAAAAAGGTTGGATGTAATGCGGTTTATTTTTCGCCTATTTTTGATTCTGATAATCATGGTTATGACACAAGAGATTATAAAAATATTGACTGCAGACTTGGTAATAACAAAGACTTTAAGATGGTAGCTCAGAATTTGCATGAAAACGGCATAAAAGTGGTTTTAGACGGTGTTTTTAACCACGTAGGACGCGGCTTTTGGGCTTTTAAAGACGTTATAGAGAAAAAGTGGGATTCACAATATAAAGATTGGTTTTATATAAATTTTGACGGTAACAGTAATTATAATGACGGATTTTGGTATGAAGGCTGGGAAGGACATTATGAGCTGGTTAAATTAAATTTGAGAAACCAAGAAGTTGTAAATTATATACTGGAATGCGTAGATTTTTGGGTAAATGAATTCGATATAGACGGACTTAGACTTGATGTAGCTTATTGTTTGGATCAAGATTTTTTAAAAACTTTAAGATATCATTGTAATCAAATTAAAGAAGATTTTGTTTTAATCGGAGAATTACTGCATGGGGATTACAATCTATTCGTTTCAGATGACAAACTTCACAGCTGCACAAATTATGAATGCTACAAGGGACTATATTCGAGCTTTAATTCTGAGAATATGTTCGAAATAATCCATTCGCTAATTAGACAGTTTGGACCCGAAAATTGGTCGCTTTATAAAGATAAACATCTTTTAAATTTTGTTGATAATCATGATGTTACTAGAATTGCTGATTTGCTTAATGTTTCAGAACATTTACCCCTTATATATGGGTTATTATTTAGTATGCCCGGAGTTCCATGTATTTACTACGGAAGTGAATGGGGCGCAAAAGGAAAGAAAGAAAATGGAGACAATGCACTGCGTCAAAGCTTTGAAGCTCCTATTGAAAATGAACTTACAGAGTTAATTTCAAAATTATCAAAGGCACATATGGAATCAAAAGCGCTCTGTTATGGAAGTTTTGAATCTGTTCTGCTAACAAATAAACAAGCAATTTTTCAGAGAAAATTTGAAGATGAACGTGTGCTTGTCGCAATAAATATTGATGATTCATCTTTCACCGCACACTTTGACGCTCAATGTGGAATGGCTGTCGATTTAATTACTGACGAAGTACACGACTTCGGCGGCGGAAGCAAGCTTCCTCCATACAGCGTGCAGTATTGGAAAATGGAAAGATAA